Genomic DNA from Equus asinus isolate D_3611 breed Donkey chromosome 10, EquAss-T2T_v2, whole genome shotgun sequence:
GCTTTGGGGGATCATTTGCCTCTGGCTTATTTTATGTTGCTGTCATTAACCCTTGGCCTGTTCATGTCTGCTTTTTCACCTGCTTGGttggttggggtttttttccttcccccacATCTTTTATTGTCTTGGAGAAGGTGAGATGCACCTTGAAGGGTAAAGGTATTTGGGAATAGCTTCCAGAGCAGGTGTGTGGCATGTGggcttttttaattttaaagattggcacctgagctaacatctgttgccaatcttcttttttttgttttttgtttttcttcttcttcccaaggccccctggtacatagttgtacattctagctgtaggtccttctggttgtgttatgtgggatgccgcctcagtatggcttgatgaacggtgccatgtctgcgcccaggatccgaacaagtgaaaccctgggccactgaagcaaaaggcacgaacttaaccactcggccatggggccggtcctgCATTTGGGCTTTTTGAGCCTCAAGTTTGAATGCCCAGTGGTGCTGTCAGACTTGGAGAGATTAAATAAAACCAAACTGTCTTGCCCTTTGGGCATCTGTCCCCGAAAGACCAGTAGACTACAGTGCAGTTTGTGATTTTTTGAGTTGATTCATTTTGGTTTGAAAGTAGGGAATGTAGAGTTAAGAGAAAGGGAGTTTGTATTATAGTTACAAGGATTGAGGTTATTTTTTCAGGGGAACTACCTGTAAAGGATGTGAGGTTAGCCAAACAGATGAGTGACCAGGACATTCTGCCCCGTTCGTCTTGTAAAAATCGACCAGACACTTAACCGTATTCAGTGGGCCCTTGATAGCAGAGACACTGCCAGGTGCTGGAGAAAGTAGGTAAACCAGCTAGAATGCACCCTGAGGCAGGCAGGCGCTGCTGAAAGAAGCAGGGTAGAAGGTGGCACTGTTGCAGATGCTAAACTGAGGCAGAGGTTGGTACTAAATGGACTTGAGGCTGGAGGGGGTGGCATTTGAGGCCAGTTTGAAGATTAGAGGTGGGTGACATTCATCCTTACCGAGTGTGGGGGAAATGGGAGTCCCTGGCAGAGTGCATAGTACAGGTAACAGCCAGGATTATGAGCTCACAGAGCACCTCCCAGAAGGGCTGGTGTTTGGGGTGCACTGGCTGGGAGATGACCTCCTCTGGACATGACGTTGGCACTTCCTCCTCAGTTAGCTTCCTCGAGGGAGATCTGCCAGGCCAGAGGAGTAGGGCTGAAACAGGGCCAGCTCCTGTTGGAGATGGgcgtggggagaggggctgggacaGGGCCCTGTTGGCTGCTGTTGGAGAGTTTCAATCATCGGGACTGCTCACGCCCAGTTGATCAGGTCTGTCCAGGTATGGTAACTCATCTTGTCGACTCAGAGGAGACACTGAGTGGCACATAAGGGGAGCCCAGGCGTAGAGGAGTCCTGAAGCCATGTGTGTGCACTCATGTTCGAAGATTCTGTGCCCGCAtccctctcttctcctggaaATGAAGACCCAGATCCTCATAGTcccttcttgttatttttaaatcctcTCTCTGTCAATAACTGTTTCTCACTTAAGTTTTCTACTCAGTACGGCACGCCTGGGATTACAGGAGCCTGGGCAGCACTGAAAGCATTTCCAGAAATGGGGAATGTTGGAGAAATACACCAATTTTTAATGGAATGGGACATTTGAGGGGAGTGGACAATGTTTTCTTAGAAGTCCACACTTACCTACAAGGcttaaaatgatgaaataacTTGATTGCTCACAAAATAGTcatgttttctatatttaatacCTCTAATTCTAGAGATCAGTGGGCACCCAAGATGCTGGGAGGGACCGGGCTTGCCAGGGCCCAGGGCTATGAGTGTGCCCACCTCCCCCAGAGTCTCATGCCCGGCCTACTGCTGAACCCCTGCTCTTCCCTGTTAGATTCAGTTGTACAGGTTGGCAAGGCAACACCAGGTTCTAGGGCCAAAGGTGGTCACAATGTGGACGGTAAACGTGCAAACAGCTTGAGTCCTCAGCTTCTCAGGCTCTGCCAGCACTTGCTCTAAGGAGGGCAGTACATTTGGGTTTtcagagggcagggctgaggggtCCAGAGAGCAGGTGGCCCTTTCCCCCAGGAGAAGTGCAGCCTCTTCCTCCCTGACCCAGCCTTGCTGGCTGGCCTTGGCTCCGTGGTGCTCTTTGCTCATTAAGCTTTAGCCTGTCAGCCATCTTCCCCATCTCTGCCCATCTGGCCTGTTGGACATTAGATCTCCAGAGCCAGAGGCCTCAAGTAGCTGTCAGATCTGAGCCTGGAAAGAGGCTGGATGGGGCTCTGGTCAAGCCAGTGGGTCCAGTTGGGGAAGAAGGAGCAGCTTCTTTATGGCTCCTGGTCCTCAGTCCCAGGATTGTTGTCTAGGATGTTAAGAGTCAAAGGGTAGACATCTTACCTCTGGTTTCTCGGTTTCTTGGTTGGGTAGGTGTTTTGGAGTgaggaggttgggggtggggggtacctcgaggagcagggagaggcttCTAGTTGGGCTGCCTCTTTCCCAGAAAAGGCCTGAATATCTGAATTGGGCAAACACAGCCAGCAgttgaggggaggagggaagggaggaaatcagagccagaaaggaaagaggcagTTAGCTTCTTCATTAGCACCAGCCTCTGCCCAGCAGAGGCCCAGGGTGAGGGTCACTCAGAGGCACAGATTGGCTTTCTGCAAGAGCAGTGCCTTCCTTCTCCCTAACTTGGCACACCTCTTTCCACCTGCTGTGGCTGCCACAGGTCAGAGCCTGGTCTGGTCATTTGCTGAGCTCCGGGGAGAACAAGGCCGTCATGTGTTCACGAAGGAGGTCGTGCCATCCCTACTTTAGGCTTTGGCTGCCCAGAAGGCTGCAGAGCAGCCTGAAACGTGGACGAGCGATAGCCATACCCCAGGGTAGCTCCCAGCATGTGTGACTGTCACTCTGACTGCAGCAACACCTGTCCTACCCGCTCTGCACCCCTGTATCCATAGCATTGAGTTGCCTTCTTTCCTGCATGGCACCCTAACCGCCTGCTCTGTTCTGTGACAGGCGCCCAAAGACCGCGCCGCTGCTGCCTCAGCACCTGCTGTTGACACCGTGTCACCTGATGGTGTCCCTTCCCCCAGTGCTAGTCACCCCCATGTCACTAGCATGGCATCAGTTCAGGTTTGTGCCTTTCCCCGCTGCCCCACTGTATGTTcgtcccctcctccttcccagaggATCGTATCTCCTGTGGAGTCTCTTCCCCTTTCTTCAGGCAGCTTGGTTCCTAGAGCCAGGTGCCCTTCCCGAGGGCTGGAATGGGGGAGGCCAAGACCAGGTTTTCTTTGAggtttgggaagatggaaggtTATCGGAATGCGCTTGGCTCACCCCACCCATGGAAGATTTCTGTCTTCTAAACGGAAATTGAGTGACTACctcatgtgtttttttcccaaaCAGAGCCATGATGCTGAAAATGGTCCTAGTCCCATGGATGAAAGCATGTGAGTGTCTCTGATGGGGGCAGTAGTCCCTAGGCTGAGGGAGTTGGGACAGGCTGCTGCCCatgccccccttcccctctagccTCCTGCAGCCCTGACCCCTGTGCTCATCCCTAGATCCCTTTCATCTACTGAGAGCCTGCGCCAGCTTTCTCAGCAGCTCAACGGTCTTGTGAACGAGGTACCCCAGAATTTGTAGCCCAGAGCaggggggagaggggaaaggaaaagatgatagaaagaaactgaggcagagattaCCAAAAGGGAGGGAAGATCCTGGGACCAGCTGAGTCAGCTGGGCAATGTTTAGCTAGTCATTATTTCCGAGTCTCCTCTTTGAAGCTGTGCAAATGAAGGGGTTGGACTACGAGATGCGTTGCATCCGTTCATCCTACTGCAGAAAGCACAGGAAGAGAGGTGCTTGGGAGAGGAGGGATGAGGGGGAGATGAGAACCATAGGAAGTTGACTCAAAGGGGTTATGGGAGGAGGGGGCCAAGTTAGGCAGCAAATAAAATTTTGCCAGTTGATGGGGAAGACAGGAAGTTAGAGGGCTTAGGCATTGAGAGAGCCAGAGAGCATCTCCATGTGAGCTCTTTGATCTCTCCTAGTCTACATCATACGTCAATGGGGAGGGCCTAGCATCTTCTGCTAATATAAAGAATCTGGAGGTAAGTGGCCCTGGACTATGGCCCAGTGACCCTGCAGGCCAGCCCCCTACCTCCTCTCATAGCCGGGGCTGGGTGCCCCGCTGCCAGCTGAGACAGCCCAGACACCCCCCAACCCTAATGATTGCTCTCTCTACCTCTCCCCCACCCTTCCTCCAACTCCTCCTCTCTGCATGCGCCTCAGAGCCGGTACCAAGAGCTATCAGTAGCCCTGGACTCCAGCAAtctaacaaacaaacaactcagtAGCAAGATAGAGGAATTGGTAAGAGTCCAGTGGGGTCCCCTGATTCTGTGCTGCCAATCCTGGGCTCCAGTTTCCCCTTGGGGCCCTAAGAAAGGAGCTGGGGGCCCCTGGTGCCAAGGGAGAATGGGGTTGGGGGGCCTAGGTGTCAGGTGGAGGGACCCCAGAGCACGGAGCATGCAGCATGGCTGTTTCTATGGCTGTCCTCTTTGCCTACTCTGTTCTCCAGACACCCCTGCTTGAGTCCTCTCCACACTTGCCCTGGGTCTGTGGCCTCTAAGGGAAGCACTAGCGTGACTGGTGTGTTCCAGCCCTGACTCAGCCCCTAATTTGCTCTGTCTTTGACCTTGGACGAGTCACTTCTcctccctgggcttcagtttcctgagGAGGTAGAATTAGAGGGTATCCAAGGTCCTCTCCAGCTCAAAAGgtccttttcatttctatatCCCTGCTGCTAAGGACAGAACTTGGTctgtagtaagtgctcagtaaatttttgttgaatgcaCCCTTCCAAATCCCAAACAGAAGAAGGGGAGTCTTTCCCTTCTCAAAGTCCACTTCTAGAGGCTTGTGTCATTGTCCTTTCAAGGGAGTCTGGATTCAGACTCTCACTTCTGTAGCCATGACAAAACCACCTAAGATGCAGTCACTTTGCTCGGGAACTTAAGGAGAGTTTGTCAGTTCATGTCCCCGTGAACTCTCCCTTTAAAACCCACTCCTGGCACCTGCCCATCCCTCCTTCTTGGTCTGGGGAGCATAGGAAAGGGGGGCCAACCTCAGTCACCTTCCTTTGACTCTTTCCACAGAAACAGCAGAACCAGGACATTTTGGATCAACTAGAGAAAGTAATGTGATTTCTTTGTCCGTTACGTGGCTGCTGGGTTTGGGGGAGGACTCAGAGGTTGAGGCCTTGTCTTGCCTGCTCCCAGCCTGGAGAAATAgagctccccccgccccctccccccaccataaTCTGGTGTCATTGGTGGGCCATTGGTGGCATTCTGGGGGCATGTCCTTTGCTGTttcatctccacctcctcctagTAAGAGATGTTTCTTTTCCTGCAGGAGAAGAACGAATTTAAGCAAAAGCTTGCAAAGGAGCAAGGAGCTCTAAGAGAGCAGCTGCAGGTGAGTGGACTGTATGCTGTCCCCTATGGCCCCTAGGGAACattgcttttcctccttttcagCATGCGTTTGGCTTTTCTCCCAAAGGTTCACATTCAGACCATAGGGATTCTAGTGTCTGAGAAGTCAGATTTACATACCGCCCTGACTCATACTCAACAAGCAGCGAGACAGAAAGCAGGTGGGAATCTGGATGCCCTTTCATCCTCAGCCTGGCACATCGGCAGGCCTGCAGTGGGATTTCTTCTTTGGGGTCCATCTTTAACTCTGTCATTCCAGGAGAGTTGGAGGATCTTGCTAGTCGTCTGCAGTCTTCCCGGCAGCGTATAGGGGAGCTAGAGCGgacactatctgctgtgtccatgcAGCAGAAACAGGCCGACAAGGTGAGCCCAGTGCCTGCCCATCTACTGGAGGTGTCGGGGAGTGAGCCTGAAGGTCCCTTCTGCAGGATGGAGTGTCTTGCTGCCCAGAAGGCCGCACAGGCCATTTCTCGATGCTTTCAAGTTGTGTGGTTGTTAGAAGTAACCCGAGGATGCGTTGGTTGCCATGGATGAGTCGGGGCTGGGGGTGCTGTCTAGAGTGAGCACTGGATGCAGAGCCCAGAGCCTGAGGGCCAGCCTGCTCTTAACTGGCTGTGGGCCTTGGCCAAGTGCTAGGTGTTTGGGCTGTGAAGGTACAGAACAGGATTTTTAGTACGTCACCATGTGTGTAGAAAGGGGagaagtgtgcatgtgtgtgtgtgagagagagagacatacaaGATGTGTCTGAAAAGACTCATAAACGCCCTGGGGAGAGGAACAGGGTGGCTGGGAGACATGCCACTTCTCTACCGTCTGAGTTTTGGACTGTGTGGATGTATCTTCCattcaaaaaatgaacaaaagattaCAAGTTTAATTTCCCCCCTCATATCTGCTCTCCCACCCTGGGGAGAAAGTCTGGTTCaagaatcagacagacctggatgtTCAGCCCCAGCTCTAAGTGATTGTAGGCAAGCGACTTAACCTCTAATATGCAGGTTTTTTGCCTGTGATTGGAGATGGTCGTCCTGCCTCGTTTGGTGATCGTGAGGAGGAAGTGGGATCATTCGCACGGTGCCTGGTAAAGCGCTCAGTCAAGGTTCAGAAGTGGTGATGCTGCTGATAGTGATAATGAAGCAGTATGAGCTGCTGACTCTGGGCCTCCGTTAGCCAGCCGTGAATTAGAACTCTTTACCTGCCTCTTCCACCCTTCCTGAgttcttattaaaaacaaatgagaacaTGGGCTTGGAACTGCTTTGGAAAAATACAAAGTCTACCTCAGGGTGAGGAGGTGTTGCCATGGAGTAGTTACTGTTGCTGCTTAGTCTGCCAGCTGCATCTTCTGCCTGCCCAATCCTGACCTTGCCTTTCTGTATTTGCAGTACAACAAGGATTTAACCAAAGAGCGAGATGCCCTCAAGCTGGAGTTATACAAGAACAAGTAGGatgggagggtggaggagggctgggggacCTTGGGCGGGTGACGTGCTAGGAAGTGGGAGGGTACAAGCGGGCATGGTGACAGAGTCTCAGGCCACATGTCCTCTCTCTGGCCTGCCACTTGTGACTATTAATCCTGGGGTCCCTTCCAATGCCACTGTGGTTCTGTGGTGAGGGGGGTGGGTTGATCACCAAAgggttcctttctcctctttattcATGCCTTTCTCCACTGCCTCCCGTCATAGCAAAAACAATGAGGACCTGAAGCAGCAGAACTCAGAATTGGAGGAGAAGCTTCTGGTCTTGTTGACAAAGAAGGACTCCATGCAGCTCGAGGTGGAGGAGCTCCGCAAGAAGCTGGAGATGTCAGAGCTCCTACTGCAACAAGTGAGGGGCTGGAGCCCCAGGGAGCCCGGGCCCCCTCCAGCTGGGGCCAAGGTTTTTAGGAGTCATCGTGGGTGGCCTCCAGCCAGGAGTTGGATCCTTGTTATGGTCCTGCCACAGAATCCTCCAGAGATTGATAAAAACCTACAAATTGGGGCCCTGCCCAGACATATGGAATCAGAATCTCAGGGATaggcctttttaatttttattttttaaagcatcctggttgaaaaccattgttttataGATGACAGTTATAAGGCCAGCCCATGAATCTGTTTACTGCCTCTCGGGGGCCAAGCCACCAGGTAGTCAGGGTGCCCAGGTCAGAGGGCTCCTGCTCTCCAGTTCCCCACACTGAGCAATACTCTGCCTTCCTGTAAGTTCCTTCCACTGGGGTCTGGCTTCCCTCCAGAACAACATGGGAAAAGTCGAATCTCTTTCCCAAGAGAGACCTTCAGATGCTTTGAAAAGGGAAGAGGGGTATATGGCTCCCCTGTCCTTTCTAAGATCTTCTCTGTGCTAAAGTGTCTAAGCTCCTTCAGCTGTTTCTCATGCAGTCTGTCACCCTCCTGACTGCTGTCTCCAGGATGTGACCTGATTTGTCAGGGCTCCTTTCTTGGTCAGGCCCCCAGAGCACAACATGAGTCTCCACATTTGCTCTGGTCTGGGCAATAAACAGAGAGCTCTCCTCTGCGCTCCTTCCATCCATCCGCCCAGGCAGTCAGAAGAATGAATTGAATGCCTCCTTTGTGCCCATTCCTGTGATAGGCAGTCTAATAAATTGCCTGCTAGAGATAGAAGAAGTTAGAGCTTACGGTTGCTGTGAAGTTCAGATGGCTGCCCATACTTGGTGACCCAGCTGCCCCATTTCCAGCACCAGCAGTGTGTAGCCTTATTCAATATAGCATCTAAAAGGCCATCAGTAAGGGTCTGGTTAACGTATGCAATAGGCATATGTTGGGCTACTATATAActgttagaaaaattaaatatatcttGTACGCAGCAAAGTGAAAATAAGTTGCAGAACCATATATGACACCACTCCAAGACAACACAGCTGTGATGTGCATTAATGAAATATGTTTGCATGTGTACAGAAAAGGGTCTGGAATTATACAGACCAGATTGGTGGGATTGGGGAGCTAGAGGAAAGGTTGGGAGGAGTTTGCACACTTATTTGAATTGTTTACAATGAGTATTTAGTAAAAATAAAGCCTAAGGATATGGTATTAATAATATGAGGATAGAAATTTTTATTGACCCTAAGTTGTACATTGACCCTAGCACACCCTTTTGGTCGGGGGATTGTATGGAACAGCCTGGGCTCCCCAGATCTAACCTCCTCACTTTTCATCACCCAGTTTTCTAGTCCATCTGAACCCCGTGATAGCAACCAGCAGTTACAGCAGGCCCTGGAAGAGCAGGCACAGCTGCAGAGACAAGTGGAGGAGGTAAGGCTTTGCAGAGGGAGGGGTGTGGAAGGAGGATGACCCCAGGTGACCAGGAGCAGGTGAGGCCCAGTGACAGCACCTGCTAACTTCAGCCCCCATTCTTGCAGCTGAAGCATTTGCTAAAGCAACTGCAAGTGGAGAGAGACCACTATGTGGTGAATCTGAAAGAACAGAATGCCTTTTGGCAGGAGAAGATGAAGCAGATGTCAGAGAAGGTGAGATGTGACCTTTAGCCTCTCACCTTAGACAGGTCACTTGATCTTTCTGGGCATCTGTAAAATGCATCATCACTGTGTGCAGCCAGAGGTGGCTGTGTGTTTTTTGTAGGCGGGGGTAGAGGGAGATGGTCGCCTGGCCATTCCTTCATCCCTTCCCTCCGTATGCTCCTCCCCCTGTGCTTTGGGCAGCTATTCGAgttgagggaggagaaggagtgCAGCATGAGTCAGGTGCAGGTGCTGGAGACCAGCTTGGCCGAACTGAGGAACCAGATAGGTGAGCTGGGCCTGGAGTGATCCGGCAGCAGGATTGGTGTCGGGGGGCTGGTGAAGGTGGCTTTGAATACTCCAGGGAAGTGGGTGGATGGAAGGGAGTTGTGGCCAAGGGACAGAGATCTTTCCCAGGAGTTGGCAAGTCTTgcaatctctttgagcctcagtgtccccatctgcaAAAAGGGGGTGGAGTGCCCACTGTTAACCACCCAGAATTGTCTTGAGCATAAAAATGTACAGAACTCAATTTGAAAGTGTCTTGACAGATTGAACATCATATGAGCATGAGGAATTATTAGCCAGGAAGCCAAGATTTGGGGCGAGGAGGCTGAGTTAGGAGCTGTGGACCCAGCAGAGGCTTTTTTGAGACTCCAGAGGCAAGAGGCCCTTATTGTATGCTTCCTTTCTCAGCTGTTCCCCCACCCCAGGAGCCCCCAGCAGGGCCATCTGAGGTGGAACAGCGGCTACAGGCAGAAGCTGAACAGCTTCAGAAGGAAGTGAAGAGCCTGGCAGGGCAGCTGCAGGCCCAAGTCCAGGACAACGAAAGCTTGAGTCGCCTGAATCAGGAGCAGGAGCTGCGGCTGCTGGAGCTGCAACGGGCGGCTGAGTCATGGGACGAGCAGGTGGAGCAGCATAAGCGGCTTCTGGAGACCATGGAGGGCGACCGCAGCACCATCAGCCGCGCTCTCACCCAGAACCGCGAGCTCAAGTCGCAGCTGGCCGAGCTGCAGGATGGCTTCGTCAGGCTGGTGCGCAGCCCTACCTGGCTAGCCTGCCCCCCTCCCTGGCCAAGGCCTTTGGTGCAGGGCAAGATGCATAACCCCTCTGGGCCTTTGTTGTTCCACCTGTAGAATGGGGCGGGACAGACCTTACGTGAACAGGTGCCCATGAAGGCCCCCGTGAGCCAGAGAGCCCTGCTGAGATGAATGTAGGGGGCGGGGGATGCTTTCCCTACCTGCCACCACTCTTCCCTGAGCTGTGGGAGGTGGACACCAGGTTCTGGGGTCTCCAGCTACATTGGGTGGCCACTGATTGCTTCTTTTTGTCCAGACCAATGATAATATGGAGATTACCAGTGCGCTGCACTCAGAGCAGCATGTCAAGAACGAGCTGGCCAAGAAGGTGGGCCAGCTACAGGAGAAGCTGGGAGACCTGAAGGAGACGGTAACTCTGGCCCCAACTGAGAAGGACTAGGAGACAGGCGCCAgcttctggggaggggaggtgctAGGTGCCGGGGCCAGGACAGAGGCAGCTCCAGCCTCAGGGTACAGGTGACCCAGAGCCCTTGAGGGCCTGTGACTAGTTGTTGCCCGCTGCCCTCTGACTTTTCAGGGTGGGGAGCCCTGGACTGTAGGTCGTCATCCCCGCTAGAGGCATTGAGCCCCTTATCAGAGGGGAAGAGACGGCAGGTGATGGGCAGCTCCTTGGGTTCGGCCCTGGATTCTCGCCTCAGCCCCACTGGTCACTGTTCACagctctaaacctcagtttccataACTTAAAAAGAAGATTAGCGTTTTCCTCGTATGTTGAGGTgtgttgaggattaaatgagatcacgcAGGTAAAGTATTAGGCACTTAGTGTGCACTTAACAGATGTTGGTGGCGCTGTCTGCTTTTCCACCAGTCTGTGGTCAAAAATTAAGAAAGGTTATTATGAGGTATGAGGCTGGGTGAAGGAGGCCTGGGGCTCTGGGCAAGGGAGGAGCTCACTTAGCCCTGGAGCAAGGAAGCCAGGGGCCTGCGCAGGCGGCAGAGGGCTCTGCCCAGTCTCCCCAGTCCCTGGGCTCAGATGCTGGAAGCAGCCACCACCTGCCCTCACTCCCAGGGTCTCCCTGTAGGTGGAACTGAAGAGCCAGGAGGCTCAGAGTCTGCAGCAGCAGCGAGACCAGTACGCGAGCCACCTGCAGCAGTATGTGGCCGCCTATCAGCAGGTGGCCTGTGAGAAGGAGGAGCTCCACAAGCAGGTCCTGGTGCAGACCCACATCATGGACCGGCTGCAGCACGAGGAAATTCAGGGCAAGGCGGCGGCCGAGACCACCCGCCAAGAGTTGCAGGAGACCCAGGTGAGAGAGTTTGAATGCTGGGCCCCTGAGTGGGAAGGCCTGCGGCCCGTGTCCCTTATCACTCTCTTTCCTGGCCCCTTAGGAGCGCCTAGAAGCTGCTAACCAGCAGAACCAGCAGCTACAGGCCCAGCTGAGCCTCATGGCTGTGCCTGGGGAAGGTAAGTGGGACTGCCCAGAGGAAGAGAACACAGCCCAAGGATGAGGGAGACTTTTAGCCTCATAGAACTTAGTTGGAAGAGACATTTAGGACAGTGAATTCTTTTCCTCTGGAGCCTGGCTGGCCCAGGGTTGCACAGTGAGGCAGGGTCAGAGCTGGGCCCCgagctttcttcctttcctccttgttGGGTTGTCTGAGGACCTTCTGGCTGCCCCCACAGGAGATGGACTGGATGgcgaagaggaggaggaggaggctccCCGGCCGAAGCTGAGCATGCCGGAGTACCTAGAGAGCCAAGAGGCCATGGTGAGCTGCCTCCCTGCCCCATCTCCTGCCTCCGTCTGTGCTCCCTCCTGGACACCCTTCCTACCTCTTGGtttctctccctctgacttctcTTGACCCCCAACCCACCCCTCCTGGGAGCCAGTGGTTGGACACCACGCCATTCTTGAGCCCCAGGCAGGCCCCCTGAGGGCCTCTCCGCCTCCCTGCGCCTCCTCCTGTGTATCCTCCCCTGAAAGCACACCTGCACCTCTTGCCCGCAGGTGGCATTTTTTAACTCGGCCTTAGCCAGTGCTGAGGAAGAGCAGGCACAGCTGCGCGGGCAGCTGAAGGAGCAAAAGCAGCGCTGCCGGCGCCTGGCTCACCTGGCGGCCCCAACCCAGCATGAGCTGGAGAAGGCCTCAGCCCCTGGGACCAGGGGCGACAGTGTGCCTGGGGAGACCCACCAGGCCCTTCAGGTGGCCATGGACAAGTTGCAGGTGAGTGAGTCTCCCTGACATGGGCCAGGAAGGGTAGGGGCAGGCGGGACGGTCACTGCTGAGCCCTGACCCCACTCTCTGGGCTGCAGAACCGCTTTACAGAGCTGATGCAAGAGAAAGTGGATCTGAAGGATCGCGTGGAGGAGCTGGAGCATCGCTGTATCCAGCTGTCTGGAGAGACAGACACCATTGGTGAGCAggaggccagggcctggggcagggggagctATGTGGTGGATCGGGAGCCCCAGCATCTGAGCTCTGTCTGCCTGCCCTCCCTTCCTGCAGGAGAATACATTGCCCTCTACCAGAATCAGAGGGCAGTGCTGAAGGAGCGGCACCGGGAGAAGGAGGCGTACATTAGCCGGCTGGCTCGGGACAAGGAGGAAATGAAGGTAGGGGCTCTGACCATCTCTGTGGGCAGGGGCCGGGGTGAGGACAGGGGTGGGGGTGTTGAGTGCCTCTCCCTCCAGGTGAAGCTGCTGGAGCTACAGGAGCTGGTGTTACGCTTGGTGAATGAGCGTAATGAATGGTATGGCAAGTTTGTGGCAGCCGCCCAGAACCCTGCTGGTGAGGCCCCTGCAGCACCCTCAGCTGCCCAGGAGCTTGGCGCTGTCGACAGCCAAAATACTGCTCAGGATGGTGAGTAGAGTCCTcgggagggagggcaggcaagGGAGAGCCGGCACATCGCTCAGAGCTCAGAGCGCTGCCACTCTCTCTCCAAAGATCTCCACGAGGTGAGCCTCGCCGACAATGTGGAGCCTACCCAGGGAGAGGCCCTGCTGGGCCAGGCTACCCCTGAGAACCTCACTGCGCAGCAGATCATGCAGCTGCTGCGTGAAATTCAGAATCCCCAGGAGTACCCAGGCTTGGGCAACAACCCCTGCATCCCCTTCTTCTACCGGGCCGATGAAAACGACGAAGTGAAGATCATGGTGATCTGAGCCTGACACGAGTAGGCAAAGCCCGGAGAAGTGGGGCCGGGGGCTCTGCCCCCACCCTATCCTTGCCATCCCGTCCctgccaccccctccctgccacccCGTCCCTGGTCATCCTTCCCCAGTCGCCCTTTTATCCCTAGACTAGCAAGATAAGACCCCTGAGAACGGGTATGATAAGCCCCCCGTCTAATGCGGGGAGACAAGATGATGAGCCCCCCCATCTAATGTGGGGAGACAAATAGGTGCAGACCCCTTGCCACCTTGGCCAGGGCTGTCTTAATTTCTGGGCTATTAATAgttccagaaaaacaaagagcCAGAGGCTCAATCAAGGTAGTTTATATAGCAGGCTGCCTCTCTCGGGGAGCAGGAGTGGGGCCGGGGGCTCTGCCCCCACCCTATCCTTGCCATCCCATCCctgccaccccctccctgccaccccatCC
This window encodes:
- the GOLGA2 gene encoding golgin subfamily A member 2 isoform X7, which encodes MALMWPRPYPPCPEMSEETRQMKLAAAKKKLKEYQQKNNLGPFEKKKKKIKNGSSSEITTSDGCHSPEDAPKDRAAAASAPAVDTVSPDGVPSPSASHPHVTSMASVQSHDAENGPSPMDESISLSSTESLRQLSQQLNGLVNESTSYVNGEGLASSANIKNLESRYQELSVALDSSNLTNKQLSSKIEELKQQNQDILDQLEKEKNEFKQKLAKEQGALREQLQVHIQTIGILVSEKSDLHTALTHTQQAARQKAGELEDLASRLQSSRQRIGELERTLSAVSMQQKQADKYNKDLTKERDALKLELYKNNKNNEDLKQQNSELEEKLLVLLTKKDSMQLEVEELRKKLEMSELLLQQFSSPSEPRDSNQQLQQALEEQAQLQRQVEELKHLLKQLQVERDHYVVNLKEQNAFWQEKMKQMSEKLFELREEKECSMSQVQVLETSLAELRNQIAVPPPQEPPAGPSEVEQRLQAEAEQLQKEVKSLAGQLQAQVQDNESLSRLNQEQELRLLELQRAAESWDEQVEQHKRLLETMEGDRSTISRALTQNRELKSQLAELQDGFVRLTNDNMEITSALHSEQHVKNELAKKVGQLQEKLGDLKETVELKSQEAQSLQQQRDQYASHLQQYVAAYQQVACEKEELHKQVLVQTHIMDRLQHEEIQGKAAAETTRQELQETQERLEAANQQNQQLQAQLSLMAVPGEGDGLDGEEEEEEAPRPKLSMPEYLESQEAMVAFFNSALASAEEEQAQLRGQLKEQKQRCRRLAHLAAPTQHELEKASAPGTRGDSVPGETHQALQVAMDKLQNRFTELMQEKVDLKDRVEELEHRCIQLSGETDTIGEYIALYQNQRAVLKERHREKEAYISRLARDKEEMKVKLLELQELVLRLVNERNEWYGKFVAAAQNPAGEAPAAPSAAQELGAVDSQNTAQDDLHEVSLADNVEPTQGEALLGQATPENLTAQQIMQLLREIQNPQEYPGLGNNPCIPFFYRADENDEVKIMVI
- the GOLGA2 gene encoding golgin subfamily A member 2 isoform X10 codes for the protein MALMWPRPYPPCPEMSEETRQMKLAAAKKKLKEYQQKNNLGPFEKKKKKIKNGSSSEITTSDGCHSPEDAPKDRAAAASAPAVDTVSPDGVPSPSASHPHVTSMASVQSHDAENGPSPMDESISLSSTESLRQLSQQLNGLVNESTSYVNGEGLASSANIKNLEKQQNQDILDQLEKEKNEFKQKLAKEQGALREQLQVHIQTIGILVSEKSDLHTALTHTQQAARQKAGELEDLASRLQSSRQRIGELERTLSAVSMQQKQADKYNKDLTKERDALKLELYKNNKNNEDLKQQNSELEEKLLVLLTKKDSMQLEVEELRKKLEMSELLLQQFSSPSEPRDSNQQLQQALEEQAQLQRQVEELKHLLKQLQVERDHYVVNLKEQNAFWQEKMKQMSEKLFELREEKECSMSQVQVLETSLAELRNQIAVPPPQEPPAGPSEVEQRLQAEAEQLQKEVKSLAGQLQAQVQDNESLSRLNQEQELRLLELQRAAESWDEQVEQHKRLLETMEGDRSTISRALTQNRELKSQLAELQDGFVRLTNDNMEITSALHSEQHVKNELAKKVGQLQEKLGDLKETVELKSQEAQSLQQQRDQYASHLQQYVAAYQQVACEKEELHKQVLVQTHIMDRLQHEEIQGKAAAETTRQELQETQERLEAANQQNQQLQAQLSLMAVPGEGDGLDGEEEEEEAPRPKLSMPEYLESQEAMVAFFNSALASAEEEQAQLRGQLKEQKQRCRRLAHLAAPTQHELEKASAPGTRGDSVPGETHQALQVAMDKLQNRFTELMQEKVDLKDRVEELEHRCIQLSGETDTIGEYIALYQNQRAVLKERHREKEAYISRLARDKEEMKVKLLELQELVLRLVNERNEWYGKFVAAAQNPAGEAPAAPSAAQELGAVDSQNTAQDDLHEVSLADNVEPTQGEALLGQATPENLTAQQIMQLLREIQNPQEYPGLGNNPCIPFFYRADENDEVKIMVI